A genomic window from Quercus lobata isolate SW786 chromosome 10, ValleyOak3.0 Primary Assembly, whole genome shotgun sequence includes:
- the LOC115964605 gene encoding uncharacterized protein LOC115964605, which produces MPQVENYDGSKDPLDHLESFKTLMHLQGVPDEIMCRAVPTTLKGSARIWFNRLTPNSIGTFKELSAQFASHFIRGHRYKKSTACLMNIKQREDETLRSYITRFNKEALSIDEADNKILIAALTNELWKGKFLFSLYKNDLKTMLDVLYRATKYMNAEDALLAREERPKKRERQEDPWQDRGRKMPRTGDR; this is translated from the coding sequence ATGCCACAGGTGGAAAACTACGACGGATCCAAGGACCCCTTAGATCACTTAGAGTctttcaagaccctaatgcaccttcaaggggtgCCAGACGAGATCATGTGCAGAGCCGTCCCCACCACACTGAAGGGATCTGCAAGAATTTGGTTTAACAGGCTGACACCTAACTCCATTGGAACCTTCAAGGAGTTAAGTGCCCAGTTCGCCTCACACTTCATCAGGGGGCACAGGTATAAAAAGTCGACTGCGTGCCTAATGAACATTAAACAACGGGAGGATGAGACGCTAAGGTCCTATATCACCCGCTTTAACAAAGAGGCTCTCTCGATCGATGAAGCAGACAACAAGATACTCATAGCTGCCTTAACGAACGAACTATGGAAGGGTAAGTTCCTGTTTTCCCTATACAAGAACGACTTGAAAACTATGTTGGATGTGCTGTATAGGGCAACCAAGTATATGAATGCGGAAGATGCATTGCTAGCTCGAGAAGAAAGGCCCAAGAAGAGGGAAAGGCAAGAAGACCCGTGGCAGGACAGGGGGCGAAAGATGCCTAGAACCGGAGATCGGTGA